The nucleotide sequence GCACACATGTTCTCAACCGGGGTGTGTTATGATTCTTCGAAACATGTTTGAACCATCGCATGCGTGATTACTTTGCAGAGTCCGTGTATCCCGAGCATCTTTCCAGGAGACGATCCGGGGCAAAGAAATCGTAGTTAAAATGAGGTCCATATGAGAGATGAGCACCCCAAAAGTTTGAATTATTATGATTTGAGGGTGAAAACATTAAAGTTTGAATTGTTGTGATGTGAATTTGAAGTTAAAATGGGGTTCATATGCAAATGAAAAAAAGAGGAATAAAAATGTAGGAACTGCAGTTATAAATAATTTGACAAGGCAAAGCAGCCTGAAATCTAAAAATAAATGGGGTTCACCagattgatactccctccgtcctaaaaataagtgactcaactttgtaataACTTTGGATAAGCTCGCTGACACTTCATTACATCTTTTTTACCTTCCTAGACACGAATGTGTGGCGGGGCCACTGAGGGATAAATCAGGGGGCAAATGACGAGATATTTTTTCAAGGGTCCAAAAACACTACTTCTCTCAATTTCTGCCAACCAAACACGTCGTCATGCAGTAGATAGAGTACAAAAAGGACGACCGACTTGCACCCACAGCAACTTGACTTGTCGTCTCTCTCAGGCGTGCTTTCCGACCTGGCCTGCGCAATTTCTTCGAACTGCCCGATTTCTTCCTTTTTGTTTGCTCCTGCAGATTTGTCTCCAGCCCATGCACGCGCGTCCGTCCGACCGTCCGAAAGATAAACAAGTGGCCGACGtaaaagcaagcaaaaaagaaaTGGAAGCAATGGTGGATGCCAACAGGGACATGCACGTCAACGGAGTATACCGCGAAGTCTAGCGACGACCCAGGTCAATGCCGACGTGGACGCGCACGTCAACAGAGCGTGACATGTCCAGCATTACCGTGTCCGTGTGGAAGGATCGCATGCATAAATAGTTTCACCATGCTATTGTAGACAGCATCGTAGCTAGGCAGCAAAAACCTCTCCATCGACCATGTCTGGGTGGTGGGAAAGGGACGAGCCCAACGGGTCCAAGGCGGTGAGCCTGCTCCTCCGCCTGTCCGCGCTCATCCTGGCCCTCGCGTCCGCGGTCATGATGGCCACGGCCGACGACTGCACCATCGCCGGCGCAACGCCGCCCACAGCCGTCACCTACCGGGACTACGGCGCCTTCGTGTACCTGGTGTGGGCCAACGTGGCCGCGGCCGTGCTGGAGGCCGCGGCCGTCTACCTGCAGCTCAGCGGCGCCGGcgacgatgatgacgacgagggAAGCCGGCTCCCAGGAGTCGTGCTGGTCGTCGTCGATGTGCTGGCGCAGGCGCTGCTCTACTCGTCGACGGGCGCCTCGTACGGTTGTGGGAAGGTCGGCGTCGACGTCTGCGTGGTGTTCGGCCAGCAGGTGGGGCGGTCCAAGCTGCTGTCCTTTGGCGCCAGCGTCTCCCTCGGCCTCGCCGCCGTCATCAAGGACGTCTCGCTGCCGTTCAATGTCTGGCCCGGCTCGTCGGACTGAGATGCGAAACGCAAAGACGGCCAGAGCACCGGGTAGTGTGTATGCGTGCATGGGACAAAGTATATGGCAACTGTACGCATCGTGTACCTGTTGGCTATTGATCACACGAACGTGACTTATTGCCCGAGGGTTTCCTTTCTTTTGTACTagacagaagaagaaaaagggacATGGAGTATATGCTGCCGAGCTCAAATGCTTcctcatgaacagtaaaatcaaaaaatagaaaataaattcaataaattctgaattttttacggtaaactttgacaaatgttttacaTGCTTGTAAAATTTCAACACAAAATAACATTCGTAGAAGTCGTGACAAAAAAAAATTAATGTTCCAAAAATGCTAGTTTTGAACACATTTTGGAGTGCCGATTCTTTTTTTTCGCCACGCCTTCCGCGAATGTCATTTCATGCTGAAATTTTGCAAGCGcacaaaacatttgtcaaagtttaccacaaaaaaagagattttctttgaatttttttactatttttttaattttactgttcatgcgggtgcATTTGAGTTCGGGAACAgaatagtatttttgaagaaaaagGGCCATCTAGTGGCGGCAAGGGTGACAAACTTTATGGCGCAGTTTTTCGGCAGCTTCCCTCCGCTCATGATCTTTTGTGTGAGGACGTGTGTAGCCCTATAGGTTTAGACCATATCTAACAGACCCTTATAGCCACACATTCTGTAAAAATCGGGCGACTATATGGGTTTAGCCCTTTTTTGGGCCAGACCAGAGCCCGTGCCCGTAAATGTTTTTAGGTGGCCCGCAAACcaccacaccccccccccctcccctcacgCGCGGTATATCTACGGGTTTGCGGCGAGTATACGTGGCGAAACACTATCCCCGCCACCACGATTCCCCAATCCCCTCTCCGACTTCTTGCTGCCGGTGAGCTAAATCCGCCGCCCCCGCCCACCAATCTGCGACGATATGGAGCTCtggccggcgcggtggcggcgaagACCCAGAGCGGTAAGCGTTATGTCATCGCCGACGCGGTGCGCAAGTGCTCGGCCAAATGGTACACCAACTACGGCCTCCCGGTGTGGGCGTCCCTCCTCCGAcgcgagacggaggagtacgacAGCTGCCACGCATGGCGCTTCGACGGGGGAAGCTCTTCTGGCGCGAGGAGCTCTTCCGGCGCGCCACTGCTTCTGGTGAAGAGGGAGCCCGGCGAGCTTCCTCCGCTCCGCTCCGTCAAGAGGAAGCCGGGGGAGGAGCGCCCGCGAGGCCACGGCGTCGTCGGCCCGGAGGACTACCTCGTCGGGCCCGACGCGTACGCCTTCGAAGTGGCGCTCGCCGAGAGCGCACTGCACGCGAGCAGGAGGAGGGGGACACGCGTCGCCGGCAGGACAAGGAGCTCAgtgactgtgacgcccccgattcaatcgtacaccaaatatgtacgatcaagatcagggactcacggaaagatatcacaacacaactctacaaataaaataagtcatacaagcatcataatacaagccaggggcctcgagggctcgaatacaagtgctcgatcatagacgagtcagcggaagcaacaatatctgagtacagacataagttaaacaagtttgccttaagaaggctagcacaaactgggatacagatcgaaagaggcgcaggcctcctgcctgggatcctcctaaactactccaggtcgtcgtcagcggtggcgtctggctcctggactccagcatctggttgcgacaaccagaaagaaaggaaagggggaaaatggggggagaaagcaaccgtgagtactcatccaaagtactcgcaagcaaggaactacactacatatgcatgggtatatgtgtaaagggccatatcagtggactgaactgcagaatgccagaataaaagggggatagctaatcctgtcgaagactacgcttctggcagcctccgtcttgcagcatatagaagcagagtagattgaagtcctccaagtagcaactccaagtagcaactccaagaagcatcgcatagcataatcctacccggcgatcctcccctcgtatccctgagggagagcgaccaccggttgtatctggcacttggaagggtgtgttttattaagtatccggttctagttgtcataaggtcaaggtacaactccaagtcgtcctgttaccgaagatcacggctattcgaatagattaacttccctgcaggggtgcaccaacttacccaacacgcttgatcccatttggccggacacactttcctgggtcatgcccgggcgcggaagatcaacacgtcgcagccccacctagacagaacagagaggccagcacgccggtctaaacctaagcgcacaggggtctgggcccatcgcccatggcacacctgcacgttgcgagggcggccggaagcagacctagcctagtaggcgttccagtccaatccggcgcgcgccgctccgtcgctgacgtctgaagtgcttcggctaataccacgacgccgggatacccataactactcccgcgtagatggttagtacgtataagctcgtagccaactcagatcaaataccaagatctcgttaagcgtgttaagtatccgcgaacgccgaacagggccaggcccacctgtctcctaggtggtctgaacctgccctgtcgctccacctcaAGGTAACcgtcggggccgtcgggaacccaggcccacctctaccgggatggagccacctgtcctttcagccccctcgtcagaatcacttgcgggtactcatcgagctgacccgactttagtcaccatctgtatagtatgtatgtatgtatagtatatacccgtgatcacctcccgagtgatcacggcccaatagtatagcaaggcagactgacaagaatgtagggccaatgatgataaactagcatcctatactaagcatttaggattgcaggtaaggtatcaatgactgtagcaacaatgacaggctatgcatcagaataggattaacggaaagcggtaacatgctacactactctaatgcaagcagtatagagtagaataggcgatatctggtgatcaaggggggggcttgcctggttgctctggcaagagagaggggtcgttaactccgtagtcgaactgggggtcgccggcagcctcggggtctaccggaaagaagtaacggagggggaacacaataaataacagagcaatcaaagcatgaCAAAGCGAAACGTGGCAATACGCGGTCTAGAGTGACCTAACACGGTACTAGGCGGTACCGgtgaaaggggggaaacatccgggaaagtattcccggtgtttcgcgttttcgggcagaggagccggagggggaaagttgcgagtttgatatgttaggggtgtgtgacggacgaacggtctgcttatccgggttcgtctcgtcgttctgagcaactttcatgttgaaaatattttaatccgagttacggattaaaagttatgattttctaaagattttattaatttctggaatttaattaattacttaaattaattcaaaaatgaattaatgacatcagcatgatgtcatgctgacatcagcagtcaacagagttgactggtcaacctgaccagtgggtccctctGGTCAGAGACACATGTTAATTATCCAAATATAATTaatctaatcaaaattaattaggggtgggccccactgtcatactaattatttagctaattaactaaccaggttaattagataactaatgtttaattagtttacttatttggttagtttaattaatcaaaattaattaagttaattatttctttaattaattaattttgtttttattatatataaatatatttttaatttctttcttaatttcttcttcttcttttttaatcGTTCTGGGCGCTGGGGCCCGCGTGTAAGTGGCCCAGGGCCTTAACGGGCGCTGGACGGTGGTTACGGGCACGGGCGCGGGCCCCGAGTGTCGCCCGAACGGCGAATGCCCGAGGGGCGCGGGGCGCACGATGCGGCCAGGCGCCGGTGCGCGCCAGGGCGGCCGGCCGGTGATGGGGCGCCGGTGGGAGGCAGAGGCGGGTGGTGCAGAGTGGCAAGGACGGCGCGACGAGGCGCGGACGACAGCCAACGGAGTGTAGCGGGCGCGCATGTGGGACGCCGGTCCAGGCGCAGCGCGGGGAGGAAGGCCACAGCCTTGAGCGCGGTCGGGCACGGCGAAAGGCATccggcagggggagaggaggaggagagggagagctCACGGGGGCCGTAGGGTTTTGGCAGCGGGCTCGGAGGCGACCCGTGGGGAGGACGACGACGGTGGCGGCGTGCGGAGGCCCGAGGTTGAAACCGAGCGTGCGGCGGCGTCGTGGGGGCGTCCTGGCGCGGTCGCGGTCGGCAAGGCGAGGGGCGCCGTCGAGGGAGTGGGGActgggcgcgaggacgagggcgggggccggtgaagcggctccggcgacggcggttggtgccgggtcgtgccccgatccagatcgggggcggGGCGTGGACGGGCGCCGGGGCGACTCGGGGTGAGGCGAGGAGGCGTCCAGCGAGGGGGGGAGGGTGACGGGCGACGCCGGCGACGCGGGATCTGGCTCCCCTGTCTCGATCcagacgagggagagagaggaacgtGGGAGGCGCGAGTGGGGGGGAGTGGACGAgtggggtggcggctagggttgcggggggggggggggtaaggaaaGGAGTGGGgttggccggttgggcctttggccggttgggccggccagctgggccattCGGCCTAGTGGAGGGGGGCTTTtcattttccttttgttttctattttgtattttccttttcttttattattttctattttatttcaagtccccttttatttcagttttataaaaataaacactagcacctaaaattgtatttataaatatactaccgccaccttaattctcaacccaagataaaatagtttaatattttataaaattcaacaGGCATTAATTTAACTgtttttagctactgttttaattatcttagagccttTACATTCtttcaaagtttggtttctccaccttAATTACCTaagtattatttggttcacttagaacatttaaattttaatatttgaaaacgtttattgtttgctcgattttgaattgaatttaaatcggtttcgaactaacgtgataTTGACAATAGTAAtcgaagtgacatggcatcattagcagagggctGCTGTAGCTTAatcatccgggcgtcacaattctcctccactacaagaaatctcgtcccgagatttaagaggtagtgaaaggggggaaggtttggtaacgaatctagcgggtcttctcattgtggcttgctcttctcgaagagaccggtccaatacattgatgtcttcattccctTGCTTCCggccatcatgatgaagtcgacgtcctttcttcgggatcttcatcgtacttatgaATAGGTAACGGGACATTCCggaagaacagacctctgcaaggtcgactatctagtcgataacatcgaggaaggtggcggaagtactctcgaatttaaacttaagaaaatatcgagagcaaagtaaggaggtaccatgagaagtttcaaacggataggcaagcgtttgatgcctaatcagaaggtgaaaggggttcagagcaacgataataagtattgcgtctgatactagaACTGATGATCTCATCGGTAGGTggctcatgaatttcatacgagttcacGCGCGAGGAAAAACTTTGGAAAcatgagggtgtacaggagagtcaggtttcgatcctggtggaactgtgggttatgggcccaccatgtgggttaaaagtaggaagggtggtaatgtcttgcacgatcatgtaagcaagacatgtcagaggatagcctgtcagttatgtcgacaacaacatcgataccaagggcgagggacgaagagaaccattttcctgctcgttgaacgaggcggaccaataggcaaa is from Triticum aestivum cultivar Chinese Spring chromosome 1B, IWGSC CS RefSeq v2.1, whole genome shotgun sequence and encodes:
- the LOC123098223 gene encoding CASP-like protein 1U2: MSGWWERDEPNGSKAVSLLLRLSALILALASAVMMATADDCTIAGATPPTAVTYRDYGAFVYLVWANVAAAVLEAAAVYLQLSGAGDDDDDEGSRLPGVVLVVVDVLAQALLYSSTGASYGCGKVGVDVCVVFGQQVGRSKLLSFGASVSLGLAAVIKDVSLPFNVWPGSSD